AGGCTACTAAAAGCAGTGGTTTGGGGTGGGAAGATCCATTCAGGAACTACATATCTTGGACACGTCAGCATGTGTGGACACAATGAGTTCAGCCCCAGTGAGGATGAGAGCACCCATGGCTTACGGACCAGAGAAAAGGTCTGCGGCCCACCCTGAGCCACTGTAGTATTCTTGGGTGAGGGAGATGAGAAGGAGCCTGCAAGAAGGCTGTGGGCCTCTGCCAGTAAGGGTAAGTAAATAACCAAAGGAGAATGACGAGAGTGCAGGGTCTCAGTGACGGGAAGAAAGTGCTCTAAGGTGGCAGTGACCAGCCAAGCCAAAGGCTGCTGACAGTAGGCATCTGGTGAGTAGAAGGCCTGGTGAGCCTAAGGGGAGGTTTTTCCATGGAGTGGTGGGTCCCAAAAGTCTAAGTTAAGTTGCTTCAAGAGAAATGGGAGAGGCAATGGTGGCAGGGAATACAGACAAGCTTGTCCAATTCTGGTATAAAAGGAAGCTAAGGCCAAGGGAGGGTGGCTGGAGGGCGATGTGAGGTCAAGGGAGGGTCTGTCTGTTGAGAACATTTtgagggaagagggaaaaattAAGAGTTCTGGCCTTGGGTAGGCAAGAAGGTCTAGGATCCACTACAAGTAGTTAATGGTTCAGAGACAGCGGCTCAAACAAACATTACCACCAAAGTTTTAATGCCATATGACCATGCTAACCATGCATTTTTAAAGCACATAAAATTAATTATCTAAttcccattattaaaaaaaaaaaaaaaaaaaaaacaactacataGCTAGGACAAGGGACCATAAGAAGCTATTAGTTTTGCTTATTGCTGGTTGGTGGAATTGTGGATAACTTGCggctttttaaatgtattctttATGGTTTTTCTGGCTTTTTGGAGGGCATATATTTTGGGGGAATTAcaccaaaaaaattacaaaactcatTTTATAGGGTATATCCTGTAAAGACCTTAGAAAACACAAATAAGCAAGAAAATATAAGAGTCCTCCATAATCCCAGGGATAAGCACTACTaacatttttatatgttattttttcctcactgataaggtgacatctgagcagagATTCCATATCTGGGAGgaaagtgttccaggcagagggaacagcatgtgcaaagggaTGAGGAGTTGTGAGGAGTGAGTGAAGGCTTAGGCTGGAGAGGGACAGGACCTGATTCTAACTGCATCACAAATGCATATCCCCAGTGTGCTGAGCTGTAAAGAGCACTCGGTGTGACTCAAAAAGATCCGGGTTTGAATTCTTCCCAGCTGATGCTCATTAGGAGAAGGTTTTCGGCACCTCCTGCCTTTctgtttccatatctgtaaaaccAGGAAAACCCCAACCCACCTCGGATAGAGAATCAAGAACAATGGTGATTTCCATTTTGTGAAAGGGCTGGTCGAGGACTGAAGAGAAAATCCGGGAGAATCAAAATAAAGAACCAGATGAACAATGGATTTGAGTTTCACTGAATGGAAAacgagtccttttttttttacactacTGCCCGGGTGCAAGGATCACACCAGGGGAAAGAGGGAGCAGAGAGTCGCGGAGCCTGTGCTAAGCGGCCTGGGAGGAGAAGTCGCCGCACCATTTAAACGGCCGTCGGGGGCGGGGAGGGGTCCAAGTCAACGACCGACTCCACCATCCCCGTGAGCCCCGTGCCGGGCCTGCAGCCGGCGCCCCGCGCCCATCTCCCCTCGCTGGAAGGGGAAACGGATCTCCCAAACACACCTGTCACTACGACAACGTCTACACACGCGCCTCGCCCGTCGTTTCTCCGTGCGACTAACGAGCCACCGTTATTCAAAACAAAAACCGCCCGGCACGCCCGAGTCAGGAACGTTCGCTGACCCACCTCCGTGAGCCGCCGAAGCCCAAGGCCACCTGTCCCGAGCTGCAGGCCCCGCAGCGCCGGAGCACCGTCCCGGAACGAGCGACAACAAAGGGGGCGCGGGGGGCGGCGACCCGACGTCCCCGAGGCCCCGCGGCCGCCCCGCGCCGCCCGCTCCCGGGCAGTCCCCGGCCCCGCCGCCCCCCGCCCCGGGCCGCGCGGCACAAAGCGGCGGCCGCGGCCTAGTCTGGGCGCGACGCGCgaggcgggcggcggcggcggggccgggaacgcgggcgggcgggcggcgTCTCCGCGCGGACTCCCGGCCCCGCGGTCCCCCGCGCTCGGCCCGGCCCGCGCCGCCTCCTCACTTACCGGGGCCTCGGGGCCGCGCTCGCCGCGTCCGGCCGGCGGCAGGTAGGCAGCGGCAGCCGCAGCCGCTCGGCGCCTTCAGGGGCCCAAGGGCGGGGATGGCGCGGCGGCGCGGCTACGGCAAGCCGGAAGGGACGCGCGCCGCCCGCCGGCCGCTTCGCTTTCTGCGCCCGGAGCAGGGAGCTGCAGTGCTGCGCCTCGCCCCGCGGGGGCGTCGTGGGAGCCGGGAAAGCTAGAAGGGGCCAGAAAAGCAGAGATGAGCCGGCCCCGCGGGGCCCGGAATACAGGGCTAGCGTTGTGGGTGGAATGGTGTCCCCCAAAAGACCCCTGGCACCTCAGACTGCCACCTTACtcggaaatagggtctttgcaggtgGCATTAGGAAAGATGGGGTCGTTCCGGCCGAGGGTCGCTCTAGCCCGCTGTGACCTGTCCTTGCGAGGGAGGAGGCCACGGAGGCGGCCGCGCAGAGACGGAGGCCCAGGTGGAGCGACAGGCAGCCCCGAGCACCTGGGACCACTCGAGGCTCCCCAGGGGGCGCAGCCTGCCCTCACCTCGActtgggacttctggcctccagagcggGGAGAGAACTCCCTGCTGTTCTCAGCCCCTGCTTGTGCTCGGGGAGACAGACCGGTGGCAGTGGACAGTCATCCCTCAAGTGCCTCCTGAGCGCCAGCTGATGCCCAAAAGGGGACAGGGCACAAGGGCCTCGGAAGGGGACAGGGCAAACGAGTTCCCTGGCCCAAGGAGCTCACCTTCTTGGGGAGGAGACAGTAAAACGGGCGAACACATGCCACCCAAGAAAATGGTGAGCTTAGATGGGAACAGCCTCTGGGgatttggagagaaagaagagtacTTGAGAGTTTAAGTTACAACAGCAGGACATGTTAGGAAACACTCCCAAGGTTTCCGACAAGGCCAATGAGGGGAAACTGGAAAAAACAGAGGTTTGGAAGAAAAGTATGGATTCAGTGTCAGACACGAGAGCTGGACGTGCCTGCCTGACCTTCCAGAAGGGCTGTCAAATAGGCCAGGGGAGAGGAGAGTCTGATGTGCTAGAAGTAAACGTGTGAGGCTTACATGTCGATGGGAACTGCTGCCACCACTGTGTCAGTCTAGAGGGAAGAAGGCCTCATGTGAAGATCTGAAGTGTCCCACTGTTCAGAGGTTGGCGAGAAAAGGACCACACGGTGATGCCAAGTGAAGGCCAGGGTGATGCCCACAAACCCAGGACAGCGTGCTGTCATGGACACCGAGGGAAGAGAGGGCTCACAAGGGAGAACAGATGTGCTCTGCCCAGGGTTGATGGGATTTGGAAAGGTGCAGACCTTGGCAAAGCTGTTTGGGTGAAGCAGGGTTGAGGGTCACATCTCTGGGTGTGGGTGGAGAAATGACGAGAtaaagaggtggagaggcagagtaAACCAAGTCAACTCTCAAAAATAACTTGGCTTTCCCTTcctaaccaaaagggggaagagaaattaaacaaaattaagtttcagtggctgagagatttcaaatggagtcgagagggcaTTCTGGAGGTTAGTTACTCTCATGCATtacacagatatccctttttagtttttagtctattagaatagctagaaggaaatacctgaaagtgttgaactgcaatccggcatccttgattcttgaagatgataatGTAACTATACAGCTTgtacggtgtgactgtgattgtgaaaaccttgtagctcataGTCCCTTAATCCAGCATGTGGACAGGTGAGTAGAAGCAAAGGGGACAGACagcaaatgaataatggggggtggggggggggaatatgggatgttttgggtgttctcttttacttttatttttattcagtaatgaaaatgttcaaaaaattgtcgtgatgaatgcacaactatatgatgatactgtgaacaactgactgtaaactttggatgactgtacggtatatgaatatatctcaataaaattgcattaaaaaagaaaaaaataataacttggcTCTCAACTCTGCAcgtgacctcactgccctccccccatgtgggacctgattccctggcaatgcaggatatgaccccagaaatgagcctggacctggcatcatggaattgagaaaatcttcttgactaaaatggggaagacaaacaaaacaaaagagagtttcagtggctgagagatttcaaatggagttgagaggatattctggaggttattcttatgcaccatatagatatctctttttagttattaatttactagaatagctagaaggaaatacctgaacctgttgaactacaacccagtagccctgattcttgaagacgattgtataactatgtagcgtACATGAtttgatcatgtgattgtgaaaaccttatgtctcacaatccctttatccacctttatccagtgtatggacagatgagtagaaaaatggggacaaaaattaaatgaaaagtagggtaggGTGGGGGttggaatgctttaggtgttcttttttacttttatttttattatttttatttatttatttttttggcataaggaaaaatgttcaaaaattgtggtgatgaatgcacaactatatgatgatactgtgaaaaactgatttaCGCTTCAGAtgactgcatgctatgtgaatatatctcaataaaactgtatttaaaaaataataacttggcttttcagcaaatggtgctgggaaactgggTAACTTcgtgtaaaagaatgaagttgaaccctTACCTCACACGAGCTACAGAaacaaactcaaaatggatcaaacatctaaatataagcactaaaactataaaactcttagaagaaaacgttCAGATATGAAACCAACAGCACAAGCAGCAAAGGAAGTCATGCAtgttggacatcatcaaaatttaaacttttttgcttcaaaggacatcatcaagaaaacgaaAAGACAACCCAGAGACTAGGAGAAAACAGTTGCATGTCACATGTCTGATGAAGGACTTGTATCCAATGTACATAAAGAACCCTCACAACTCAATAATTAACTTGGTTATAAAAcgagcaaaggatctgaataggcatttcttcaaagaagatacaggAATGGCCGATAAGcaagtgaaaagatgctcagcatcattagtcattagggaaaagggaaatgcaaatcaaaaccacagtgagataccacttcccacccactaggatggctataatcaaacaGTTAGATGACAGGTCTTGGCTGGTGAGAAttttaaatggtgcagccactttggaaaacagtttgacaattCCTCTAAcagagttaccatgtgacccagcaattccactcctaagtgtacactcaaaagaagggaaaattaaaacgGATGTTCAAATACTTGCACATGGAGGTTTGTGGCAGCAATACTCACCAGTAACCAAGAGGGGGAAACATCCCAAGTGCCCATAAATACATGAACAGATAAACCACAGGGACACATCCATACACTCgggccttaaaaaggaatgaagttctgatacatgctcagcacagatgaaccttgaagacatcacacaAATGgcaagaagccagatacaaagatATGATTCTACTTACAAGAAATGTCCAAATACGTAAATCCGTGGAggaagcagattagtggttggggggtggaggggttgCGGTGAGGGGGTTTGGGGAGAGATTGCTAATGGGTACGTGGTGTCTTTTGgaagtaatgacaatgttctggaattagacagtggttggtgatggttgcacaacttgtgaatatactaaaaaccactgaattttaccctttcaatgggtgaattttatggtgtgtaCACTATATTGATAAAAAATTTCATTAAGAAAAGGAAGGCAAAAAGATGCAGGCTGTGAGGCCAAGTGATCAACTCCTCAGCAAAATGCTGGTGCAAGCAACCTCACATTAAACGCACGGAAAATGTGTGAAAAGGCGAGGCGAGCAGTTTCCCGTTTTGCAGCACTGAGGGGGAGGCTGTAGGGCCGGTGGGAGTAGGGGGAACCCGGAGGCCGAGGCTGGGATCCCGGAGGGGAGGCTGCCCGCGCCAGCCACGGGGCCGGAGCACAGGATGGGGTACAGAACAGGATGGGGGCACAGGCTTGGGGCCGGGTTCTGGGAGACGGGCAGTTCCTTTCCTCTCGCCAGCTGAGAGGGCTCGGGGGAGGGGGCCCAGCTGAAATGCTGGCCTGAGAGGGGACCCAGTGGGCACCCGTGAGAGGTCTGGGGGTGCAGCAGGGGCCAGGGCCTGGGCCGTGCTGGGACACCCCCTGCATCCTTGGGGTGCTGGCCCCGGAATCTAAGCCAGACGCCACCGCTGGTGCTGTCCCTCTGGCTCGACAATCTCACTGTGGAGAGGGGAGCTTCTCATGCCAGCCGGCCCTGAGAAAAGGTGAGTGCAGAACTTGCGATTTCCTGTTTCATTCCCAGGCAGAGCACAGGGTTGACGAGTTGAACAGCGGGTTTATTGAATCGTCTGGGCTGCCTCCCTTGATGAGCAGCTTTCTTTTCATCCTGATGGAAAGTCATTTTGCAGTTTGTGTGTTCAATGCTGTTTGTGTCCCCAGAAATCTTCGCCTGCCCTGGAGTTGCGAAGCTCTTCTCCCAGGCTTGCACTTAGCAGTTCTGTAGTTTTACCTCCGTGCTCAGCCCAGGGTCCACCTTGCATGAATCAGCCCGTGGCTCCAACATCACTTGTGAAAATCACTCTCATCCATTGAACTGCCTTGGCCAGTGTGGGCTCTTTGAACCTCCATCCTGCGTTCCTGGTCGGGAAGCCGGGAAGCTCACACCTTCATTTCCAGGCAGTCGGGCGATGAGGGTTCCACCAGGCTCCGTGTGCCCGGGCTCGGGTGGCTGGGAGGTGGCCGGTGCCTGCTGCCATGAGCGGTTAAGAGGCACATCTCTCCTGCAGCAGAGGCAGTACTGGGTGGCCCTTGGCACGGAGTCGGGGACAGTGGCTTCCTGGTTCCAATCCCTGGAGGAGCCACTGCCTTGAGTGGGTttctttccagaaccagaccatGAGGTTTTCCCTTTCAGACCTTCCACAACATCGGTTTCAACACACACAGCTGAAGAGCACTTAcgtgatttttttccctaaaccTTTCTCGTGTGGTTCTTACTGACTCGCACATCTGGGGACCAAGCAAGGTGCAAGGCGGCTGGGAGCTGCCCATGGCTGGCCCCCCTCGCTGGCCTCGGGGCCACAGGCGGTGCATGCCACGGCGTCCATCCTGTGGGGCTGGGATCCCGGGGCCTTCTAACTCCTCAGCCAGAGTCAGGTCAGACGCATACACCCAGACCCCTGGCTTCGCCCGCTGCCGTCCACGCTCTGGGCATCTCCCAGAGGACCGCCTATGAGCTTTAGGAGTGCGGGGAAACAAgcatgtttataaaatattagcAGGAACACCAAGGTGAGTCACCTTCAGGGAGGCAATAGCCTCCCAAATTAGGGAGCCATTAGGAGCCAATCCGCAGCCCCCACACCCATCACCAGCACAGCCTCTGGTCCTCCTGATCCCCACCCTCTCCGTTCTCCACACGGCTGAGCTGCACGGtgcacacgcgcgcacacacgcaCTCTCAGTGCACACGTGCACCATGCACATACGCACGTGTACGCACACCCACATGTATGCTCATGCTCACTCTGCACATGCTCACATtgtgcacacattcacacacataccaCGTACCAGTCCCCCAGTGAAACCCCCACAGCTCCTGCCCACCACTGGCCTGCTATCCAACCCCCCATCTCCCTTGCTAACGGGACATCAAGTTTGCACAGTGTGGCACTGGGCGCCGCTGCTTCAGAAAGACATTTCCCAGCCTGCCTTGCAGCTGGAAGTGGCCATGTGACACTGCTGGCAGCTGCTGGGTGGGGCTTCCAGGAAAGCTGCTTCCCGTCTGGAATATGGGCACAATGCAGGAGGTGGGGCTGCCACCTTGTGCCCATGGAGCCCCAAACTCCAAGGTGAAAGGGCCACACGAAGGGAGGAGCCACAAACTACTCCATTACGGGGTCGCTGTTCCAGCCCTGAACTGCCATCCTCCAttgttaggttaaaaaaaaaaagacctttccTCGTTTGTGCCACTTGTCAGTTTTCCAAAACATGGAGTAAACACCTTGGGGAGCTGCCCTGCACGCTGAGCGTAACTCAGGCTTCCTCCCAGAGCTTCCGAGAGCCTCCGAGTGCTGCCCACCAGCCCTGCCCCGGCCCTCCTCACCTCACCTCGGGCAGCCTCGCAGCGGCACATGCACCAGGGCTGATCCCTAACCTAGTGCTTCACACACACATCAGCACCTCTAGGCCAagtgaagggataaacaaaaccTCGAAGACCAAGGAAAAGGTCAAAGAAGGATCAAGTAAACAAAATTTATACTTCTTTAATAAGAAAatcacttctttaaaaaaatagtgtcTTTCCATGCTGAGGTGTGTGGCCGTAATGCACAAGCTGCAAATGACCTAAGGCAGACTGCTCCTGTGCTAGAACCCAGAATGACAAGAAGCCTCAAGAGCCTGAGGGTGCAAAGCCAGGTCATGTCGGGGAGACGGTCCCCAGAGCCCTCGGCTCTGCTGTCGTGGGGAGAAAGCTGGCTGCCGCAGCGCCTGGCTCCCGCCGATGGTGGGGTAGAAGTGCCACTCTCTGAAGGCCTCTCATTGGGTCTCCTCCTCCTCGCTGCCTTCCAGGGGACTGGGGACCTGCAAGACAGAAGCGACCAGGAAAACGGAGGCTGGGGACGGCCCCTCCCCGCTGCAGCCTGACCGGGCGGGCCTCACCTTCCTCCACACTGAAGGTCAGTGTCTGTCCACGAGTCAACTGGGGAAGGCCAGGGAGCAGGTAAGTGGGGCAACTCTTGGGCCCCTTCTAACCCCAACGGACTGCCATGGGCTCTCAGGGAACACTCACGGCTGCTCCACAACCTGAGCATGCAGACCCTACCAGCGTCCCAACAGAGCCAACGGGCAGAAGCCGACTCAGCGGGGGCCGGGCCAGGTGGAGACTGGCCCGGGTTGGATCTGTGCGTGGGTGCCACCTGGCCTGCCCGGGCTCTGAGAGCTGAGCACTGTCATGTGGAAGGAGTGCCAAGGCCGCTTTTAGCTCCAGCCCTTCAGTTACGTTTGCTGTCATCCCAAAGGGCACTTGTCAGTGCTCTGACAGCCCTGGGTCCCCCGGGCAGCAACACAGCTCAGAGGCAGGGGCAGGTCACGAGGGCCACTTGCCACCAAGGAAGCAGCTGAGGAATGGCCACATGCTTCAGAACCTGCAGCTTCAGGCCCTGCAGGGGAGTGTTCCAGGCCCAGCCGGACCCCACCCGTCCACTGGCCCTCACCACAGCCTGGCAAGGAGGGTGGGTCCTGTCAGTGCCTCCCTCTCACAAACAGGCGACCAGGGCCCACAGGGCATCCGCCACTGCCTGGGGTCACCAGTGCAGAGTGCAGGTATCACAAGGCAGAGCGGCCGAGCAGGCACCTGGGAGGGCAACCGACTCAGGAGCTGTGTCCCCATGGCATGGTGCCACAGGGGTGGATGCGATGCCACACGAGGCTAAGAAACCGCCAGCCATGCAGGAGCACTCATGCATGTTTCCCAGGGGCAGGGCTGCCCCCCACGGGAGCAGCCACCATGAGCTGGCGTCCCCCGGACCTGTCCTCCGCCCCAGCCCACCAGCCCTACCGTGGCGCCTGCGCTGGCCGTGGTGCTGAAGTCGTGGACGGGCAGGGTGCTGAGCCACTGTGCCATGGAGCGCTCGTGCCGCTCGGTGCTGATGATGGTGGGGTAGATGTGCCGCTCCTTGAAGGCCGCGATCTCGCCCTCCTCCTCGGACCAGTCCAGCGGCTCGTGCAGCCCGTCACCCCCGAAGCGCTGGTTGTACTTCTCGAAGTGCACCCTCTCGAGGACAAGGCCCAGCCCCGGCGCCTTGGGCACGTCCACCTTCTCGAGCCCCCAGCTGCGCTCCAGCGTGTCCTCGGGTGCATAGCCCTTGGCGATGGCGACCACCAGGCCCACCATCTTCCGGATCTGGTGTGTCATGAAGCTCTGCCCCTTGACCTTGATCACGGCGAACTCCAGGCCCTCCCGCTCGAAGGGCCGCTCGCAGTGCATGTCCAGGATGTAGCGCCGGGCACTGGGCTCCCGGGGCCCCTTCTGCGAGGTGAAGTTGTGGAAGTTGTGGGTGCCCTCGTAGCAGGCGAGGAGCCGGTTGACGCGCTGCAGCGTCTCCTCGCTCAGGCGGTAGGTCTCGTCCTGTGCGTCCCAGTCCTTGTGGGCGAAGGCGAACGTGGGCAGCGTGTAGGAGTACGTCCTGGCGTCGCACTTGTTCTTGGAGTTGAAGCCCCCGGTGACCCTCTTCAgccctgggggagggaggggcaggcgAGCGTGAGGAGCTCGAGGGGAGCTGGGGCCTGGGCCTCCTCCCTCGAAACGCGCGCAGTTCTCTCAGTCTGACTTCTGAGCATTAAACTCGAAATCCGTGACACTTCACCCCACAACTAAGCACTCACCAAAACAACACAACCAGAAGGTGTGCTCAAACTGCCCGGCTGTGCAAAGTGCAGCCAGGACCCAGCGTCACGGGGACAGGCCACAGAGGCTGTTTCTAGTCACAAAAATGCCAGCGGCGACCCCAAGTGCAGCAGCAGAGGAGGGGTCAACGGCTTCCGGGACGGCAGAGGCAGACCCCACGCCCCAGAGCTGGTGCCGGAAGGCCTGGGCTTGAGGACGTGTGGCACCCAGGTTATGGCAGGGGTCACTTCAATATTACATtggaaataaaaaggcaaagtGACAAACTATATGCAGTGGAATTCCAATTGCATAAAACAAAATTAGATGTGTGTGCCTGTCTGTTTGAgtggaaaatttcccaaagaaaAAGCAACTACGAGCAGTGGTGACCCCGGGGAGCTGGGAAGCTTCCTGCCACTGGAGATGCCACCGGGCCGGGCGAGTTTCCCACAGAGAGTGCGAGTCAGGCCCAAGATGGGCTGTGTGCTCAGAACTCAACTTCAGAAGCCATGGAATGGAAACTGACTCGGTCCTGTGTTCACCAGAGTCCACCTGGATCCCCCAACCCTCACGGGCAGCAGGGAGGCCCCCCGCCAGCCTGTGACCAAGGGGCACCGAAccccagggagaaagccacatgCAGTGTGGACGCAGTCCCACCCCACCTGCCTGCCCACCTGCTCCCCGCCCAGCCCTCACCCACCTGCCCGCCCACCTGCTCCCCACCTATCTGccctcccacctgctccccacccaGCCCTCACCCACCTGCCCTCACCCACCTGCCCTGCTACCTGCTCCCCACCCAGCCCTCACCCACCTGCCTGCCCACCTGCTCCCCACCTGCCAACTAGTCTACAGCAGCCAGGGCCTCCTGAGCACATGCTCTGATCTTTCTGGCTTTCCTTTGGCTCtactgtcttgttttgtttttgggtgGTTCAGATTTTGTTTTTGGCCTTAATCACACTCATAAACACTGAGCATCGTAAGCAGGCTCTGTGGCTGTAATCTCAGTCATCTGGGACACACTTGCTATAAAAAGTCCGTGAAGTGCTAGCAGACAAGCCTACTATGGAGCTGTCGATTAGGGAAACTGTCTCGTGACATCACGTTATAGTAAGAATGACAACCATGGAGAGAATTGTGCCATTTTAACAGGATATGGTATTGTTTTAGCACAACTGGGGATTAATTTACGGAATGCATACAAATGCTTCCCGTAGAAATGAGTGACAGGAGGGACCAACGGCATGTAAGAGGATTTACTCTGAGGAGTTATCCAGGAGGGGATGAGCCTCAAAAGGTGGAGAGGACCACCGTAGAAAAAAAATACCCTGTACTGAAAGTAAATCTAATGACGGGCAAAATACTCAACAAGGATTACCGAGCCCAAATTAAGACTCCTATTTACGGCTCGCACACGAATGTTCACCGCAGCTTCATCTGTCacagccccaaagtggaaaccaCCCGAACATCCACCTCGAGGGAAGTGGATAAACCATAGTCCATCCACCTGGCGGGCACCCACCCAACAATGAAAGGGAGCAAACTCTCGACACACACAGCGACCGATGGACCCTAAAATtacagagtgaaataagccagacaaaaaagaggACATGTCATGCAGTTCCATTTCTATAAAACTCTAAAAATACCAACTGGAGCCTGTAGGGCTGGAAGCAGCTCCGTGGCtgccaggggaggggaggagggagcccCGTCTTCCGGGGCTCGCCAGCTGCACCGTGATGATGGT
This window of the Choloepus didactylus isolate mChoDid1 chromosome 23, mChoDid1.pri, whole genome shotgun sequence genome carries:
- the PUS1 gene encoding tRNA pseudouridine synthase A isoform X2, whose product is MADGVPAPPARAEEEPAPKARSGWQRRAGIWEEAEHQVKKLKRAEEKEQSQKLPKRKIVLLLAYSGKGYHGMQRNVGSSRFKTIEDDLVSALVQSGCIPENHGEDMKKMSFQRCARTDKGVSAAGQVVSLKVWLIDDILEKINSHLPSHIRILGLKRVTGGFNSKNKCDARTYSYTLPTFAFAHKDWDAQDETYRLSEETLQRVNRLLACYEGTHNFHNFTSQKGPREPSARRYILDMHCERPFEREGLEFAVIKVKGQSFMTHQIRKMVGLVVAIAKGYAPEDTLERSWGLEKVDVPKAPGLGLVLERVHFEKYNQRFGGDGLHEPLDWSEEEGEIAAFKERHIYPTIISTERHERSMAQWLSTLPVHDFSTTASAGATVPARPLCLVIPALCTGDPRQWRMPCGPWSPVCEREALTGPTLLARLWSPVPWKAARRRRPNERPSESGTSTPPSAGARRCGSQLSPHDSRAEGSGDRLPDMTWLCTLRLLRLLVILGSSTGAVCLRSFAACALRPHTSAWKDTIFLKK
- the PUS1 gene encoding tRNA pseudouridine synthase A isoform X3, which codes for MGLPGLRVAARALWGACGARTLRLGPRRLCAAPMADGVPAPPARAEEEPAPKARSGWQRRAGIWEEAEHQVKKLKRAEEKEQSQKLPKRKIVLLLAYSGKGYHGMQRNVGSSRFKTIEDDLVSALVQSGCIPENHGEDMKKMSFQRCARTDKGVSAAGQVVSLKVWLIDDILEKINSHLPSHIRILGLKRVTGGFNSKNKCDARTYSYTLPTFAFAHKDWDAQDETYRLSEETLQRVNRLLACYEGTHNFHNFTSQKGPREPSARRYILDMHCERPFEREGLEFAVIKVKGQSFMTHQIRKMVGLVVAIAKGYAPEDTLERSWGLEKVDVPKAPGLGLVLERVHFEKYNQRFGGDGLHEPLDWSEEEGEIAAFKERHIYPTIISTERHERSMAQWLSTLPVHDFSTTASAGATVPSPLEGSEEEETQ
- the PUS1 gene encoding tRNA pseudouridine synthase A isoform X1, with protein sequence MGLPGLRVAARALWGACGARTLRLGPRRLCAAPMADGVPAPPARAEEEPAPKARSGWQRRAGIWEEAEHQVKKLKRAEEKEQSQKLPKRKIVLLLAYSGKGYHGMQRNVGSSRFKTIEDDLVSALVQSGCIPENHGEDMKKMSFQRCARTDKGVSAAGQVVSLKVWLIDDILEKINSHLPSHIRILGLKRVTGGFNSKNKCDARTYSYTLPTFAFAHKDWDAQDETYRLSEETLQRVNRLLACYEGTHNFHNFTSQKGPREPSARRYILDMHCERPFEREGLEFAVIKVKGQSFMTHQIRKMVGLVVAIAKGYAPEDTLERSWGLEKVDVPKAPGLGLVLERVHFEKYNQRFGGDGLHEPLDWSEEEGEIAAFKERHIYPTIISTERHERSMAQWLSTLPVHDFSTTASAGATVPARPLCLVIPALCTGDPRQWRMPCGPWSPVCEREALTGPTLLARLWSPVPWKAARRRRPNERPSESGTSTPPSAGARRCGSQLSPHDSRAEGSGDRLPDMTWLCTLRLLRLLVILGSSTGAVCLRSFAACALRPHTSAWKDTIFLKK